A single Streptomyces sp. 2114.4 DNA region contains:
- a CDS encoding oligosaccharide flippase family protein translates to MTAIRPADSGRPAPTAPGPAAGGGRGVATTARGSLFGLAGSAANALFGFVLVAVVTHGLGARGAGAVFTGVAAFTILSNTLKLGADTALVRFVSRDLELSGGGGVPGLLRISVLPTLLASTAGAAALLFSPGTAGLLLPDLPPGEAASLIRLFAVFLPVTTVALVLLGATRGYGSVVPFVGVEQIGKPALRVLLAVPLVLLAPSVTALSAAWLVPGVLGLVAACVSLRRSRRMCPGTGRPSPQAREFWAFAGPRAVSSVFDITAVWTGVILLSALGTAAEAGVYTAIGRLVTAGTLLQLAIRLAVAPQISRLLAGGDVPGAHHLHRLSTRWIALFSWPVFLVLAAYPRTVLSLFGPGFSGGAPGLVVLAAACLVNVGVGNAQTVILMGGRSVWNLAVAGAAFVVQLGSAVWLVPRYGVLGAAVSWALAIVVDNGASALLARYRLGFRTVDRGYAGAALVGVVAVALPVFAMRTFLGDSVPGAFLGIVLSVGAFGAAIWRYRLPLGVGEFFGALRKRGSENSR, encoded by the coding sequence GTGACGGCCATCCGCCCGGCGGACTCCGGCCGGCCCGCGCCGACGGCTCCCGGACCGGCCGCGGGCGGCGGGCGCGGGGTCGCCACGACCGCCCGCGGCAGTCTCTTCGGCCTGGCGGGCTCGGCGGCGAACGCGCTGTTCGGGTTCGTCCTCGTCGCCGTCGTCACCCACGGGCTCGGGGCCCGCGGGGCCGGCGCGGTCTTCACCGGCGTCGCGGCCTTCACCATCCTGAGCAATACGCTCAAGCTGGGGGCCGACACCGCCCTGGTGCGCTTCGTCTCCCGGGACCTCGAACTCAGCGGCGGGGGCGGGGTGCCGGGGCTGCTGCGCATCTCGGTGCTGCCGACGCTGCTGGCGAGCACCGCGGGGGCGGCGGCGCTGCTGTTCTCGCCGGGGACGGCCGGCCTGCTGCTGCCCGATCTGCCACCGGGGGAGGCCGCCTCGCTGATCCGGCTGTTCGCGGTGTTCCTGCCGGTGACGACGGTGGCGTTGGTACTGCTCGGGGCCACCCGCGGGTACGGCTCGGTGGTCCCGTTCGTGGGCGTCGAGCAGATCGGCAAGCCGGCACTGCGGGTCCTCCTCGCGGTGCCGCTGGTCCTCCTCGCGCCGAGTGTGACCGCGCTCTCGGCGGCCTGGCTGGTGCCGGGGGTGCTGGGCCTGGTGGCCGCCTGCGTCTCGCTGCGCAGGTCACGCCGGATGTGTCCGGGCACCGGCCGACCGTCGCCGCAAGCAAGGGAGTTCTGGGCCTTCGCCGGTCCGCGGGCCGTCTCGTCGGTGTTCGACATCACCGCGGTGTGGACCGGGGTGATCCTGCTGTCGGCGCTGGGCACCGCCGCCGAGGCCGGCGTCTACACCGCGATCGGGCGGCTGGTCACGGCGGGGACGCTGCTCCAACTGGCGATCCGGCTGGCGGTGGCCCCGCAGATCAGCCGGCTGCTCGCGGGCGGAGACGTGCCCGGCGCGCACCATCTGCACCGGTTGTCGACGCGCTGGATCGCGCTCTTCTCCTGGCCCGTGTTCCTGGTCCTCGCCGCCTACCCGCGGACCGTGCTGTCGCTCTTCGGGCCCGGCTTCTCCGGTGGCGCGCCGGGCCTGGTGGTACTGGCGGCCGCCTGTCTGGTGAACGTCGGCGTGGGCAACGCGCAGACGGTCATCCTCATGGGCGGGAGGAGTGTCTGGAACCTGGCTGTCGCCGGCGCCGCGTTCGTGGTCCAACTGGGCAGTGCCGTATGGCTGGTTCCGCGGTACGGGGTGCTGGGGGCGGCGGTCTCCTGGGCCCTGGCGATCGTGGTGGACAACGGCGCCTCGGCGCTGCTGGCCCGCTACCGACTGGGCTTTCGCACCGTCGACCGCGGCTATGCGGGCGCCGCGCTGGTCGGCGTCGTGGCGGTGGCGCTCCCGGTGTTCGCCATGCGGACATTTCTCGGGGACAGCGTCCCTGGCGCGTTCTTGGGAATTGTTTTGTCCGTTGGGGCGTTCGGGGCCGCCATCTGGCGCTATCGTTTGCCGCTGGGGGTAGGGGAGTTCTTCGGTGCGCTGCGCAAGCGTGGTTCGGAAAACTCGCGGTGA
- a CDS encoding polysaccharide biosynthesis tyrosine autokinase: MSVFDEPAEEPDQIRDQLRQLLRYRALLVLGLVLGMLGGAAVSLLGGSTYTATGEVVVHAISTAPFEAGGVSVDKQISMGTERQIAQSASVAAGAAKALKLDADPATLQRDLRVSNPPETQTLMFEYSADSADRASARVNAFVHAYLDYRQDAATQRIDKTVSKLGEELKPLQEQRKVLDRRIAGASGSGRATDESERSNLVSEIADLQGRISSLKSLDTTPGDIVRKGDPPAFPSSPGLVVLLLAGAVIGLVLGILAAWVRSVLEPRVRSVADVQDNLRAPVLGILPRRQGGTELLEVGRSGRGNRAEAYRTIAFRLVHDQRFAGRGSLLIVAPRENADAVSVAVNLAGAFAEIGNDILLVEADLRTPRLAQRLPVHPGHGRPVPGSWADGERLAVDAGVDGRFDLLPGREVPNPARTLSSPQFARLLNTPSGPNENVVVITGPLLSHADGLAVAKQAAGVVVVCDMNEVRRDDLDRVWELITTAGGHILGAVLDKGSHGPSLRRLADGGPTHRKRGRSRGRAAVVAPPPQLPGPPPPAPGPAPAGRGPLDADTTSLRR, from the coding sequence GTGAGCGTCTTCGACGAGCCCGCGGAGGAGCCGGACCAGATCCGCGACCAGCTGCGCCAGCTCCTCCGCTATCGCGCTTTGCTGGTGCTCGGGCTGGTGCTGGGCATGCTCGGCGGCGCCGCCGTGTCCCTGCTGGGCGGCTCGACGTACACCGCGACGGGTGAGGTGGTGGTGCATGCGATCAGCACGGCGCCCTTCGAGGCCGGCGGTGTCTCGGTGGACAAGCAGATCAGCATGGGCACCGAGCGGCAGATCGCCCAGAGCGCGTCGGTCGCGGCCGGTGCGGCCAAGGCCCTCAAGCTGGACGCCGACCCGGCCACGCTCCAGCGCGATCTGCGGGTGAGCAATCCGCCCGAGACCCAGACCCTGATGTTCGAGTACAGCGCGGACTCCGCCGACCGGGCGTCCGCGCGGGTCAACGCCTTTGTGCACGCCTACCTCGACTACCGTCAGGACGCCGCGACCCAGCGGATCGACAAGACCGTCAGCAAGCTCGGCGAGGAACTGAAGCCGCTTCAGGAGCAGCGCAAGGTGCTGGACCGGCGGATCGCGGGGGCGAGCGGTTCGGGCCGGGCCACCGACGAGTCCGAGCGCAGCAACCTGGTGTCGGAGATAGCGGATCTGCAGGGCCGGATCTCCAGTCTGAAGTCCCTCGACACCACGCCCGGCGACATCGTCCGCAAGGGTGACCCGCCCGCCTTCCCGTCCAGTCCCGGTCTCGTCGTGCTGCTGCTGGCGGGCGCCGTGATCGGGCTGGTGCTGGGCATCCTGGCGGCCTGGGTCCGCTCGGTGCTGGAACCGCGGGTCCGGTCGGTGGCGGATGTGCAGGACAACCTGCGGGCGCCGGTGCTCGGCATCCTGCCGCGCCGGCAAGGGGGAACGGAGCTGCTGGAGGTCGGGCGGAGCGGGCGCGGCAACCGCGCCGAGGCCTACCGCACGATCGCCTTCCGGCTGGTGCACGACCAGCGGTTCGCCGGACGGGGCAGTCTGCTGATCGTCGCCCCCCGGGAGAACGCGGACGCCGTGTCGGTCGCGGTCAACCTGGCCGGTGCGTTCGCCGAGATCGGCAACGACATCCTGCTGGTCGAGGCCGATCTGCGCACCCCCCGGCTCGCCCAGCGGCTGCCGGTGCACCCCGGCCACGGCCGTCCGGTGCCGGGCAGCTGGGCGGACGGCGAACGGCTCGCCGTGGACGCGGGGGTCGACGGGCGGTTCGATCTGCTGCCCGGCCGGGAGGTCCCCAACCCGGCGCGCACGCTGTCCTCTCCGCAGTTCGCCCGGCTGCTCAACACGCCGTCGGGGCCGAACGAGAATGTCGTGGTCATCACGGGACCGCTGCTGTCGCATGCGGACGGGCTGGCCGTCGCCAAGCAGGCCGCGGGCGTCGTGGTGGTCTGCGATATGAACGAGGTCCGCCGGGACGACCTGGACCGGGTGTGGGAGCTGATCACCACGGCCGGCGGGCACATCCTGGGTGCCGTCCTGGACAAGGGCAGCCACGGGCCGTCGCTGCGCCGGCTGGCGGACGGCGGGCCCACGCACCGCAAGCGCGGCCGGAGCCGCGGCCGCGCCGCCGTGGTGGCACCGCCGCCCCAGCTGCCCGGCCCGCCGCCGCCCGCCCCCGGCCCCGCGCCGGCGGGCAGAGGGCCCCTGGACGCCGACACCACCTCGCTGCGCAGGTGA
- a CDS encoding glycosyltransferase has product MVSTNYAPEHTGIGPYSTQIAEHLAASGADTHVLAGMPHYPAWRVAEGYRGRWRVRERRGGVTVHRRRHTVPPRQTALRRALFEASILAHGAVAPPRIRPDVVLTQMPSLAGGVLGARLARQAGVPHVVVVQDLMGAAAEQSGIQGGGRAAALAGAVEARVLRGAAVVGVVHESFVERVTAMGVPRARVQVVPNWTHVEGPSGDRERTRARLGWSEKETVVLHAGNMGLKQGLEVLVEAARLADQEAAPVRIVLMGDGNQRAHLQRLAAGVSSLSFLPPADTAEFPEVLAAADVLAVTQKASVLDMSLPSKLTSYFMTGLPVIASVAAEGGTAQEVLRAGAGSVIAPEDPKALLAEVRALADDPARAARLGARGPQYVEQRLSSRAGLERIMALLRTAKAGR; this is encoded by the coding sequence GTGGTCTCGACCAACTACGCGCCCGAACACACCGGCATAGGGCCGTACTCGACACAGATAGCCGAGCACTTGGCCGCATCCGGCGCCGACACCCATGTCCTCGCGGGCATGCCGCACTACCCGGCCTGGCGGGTGGCGGAGGGGTATCGCGGCCGGTGGAGGGTACGTGAGCGCCGCGGCGGGGTCACGGTGCACCGGCGGCGCCACACCGTGCCGCCGCGTCAGACCGCCCTGCGCCGCGCGCTGTTCGAGGCCAGCATCCTGGCGCACGGCGCCGTGGCACCACCGCGTATCCGTCCCGACGTGGTGCTCACCCAGATGCCCAGTCTGGCCGGGGGAGTGCTGGGTGCGCGCCTCGCGCGGCAGGCGGGGGTGCCGCATGTCGTCGTGGTCCAGGACCTGATGGGTGCCGCCGCCGAACAGAGCGGTATCCAGGGCGGTGGCCGGGCCGCCGCCCTCGCCGGAGCGGTGGAGGCCAGGGTCCTGCGGGGGGCGGCCGTCGTCGGGGTGGTGCACGAATCGTTCGTGGAACGGGTCACGGCGATGGGTGTGCCGCGCGCCCGGGTGCAGGTGGTGCCCAACTGGACCCATGTGGAAGGCCCGAGCGGCGACCGGGAACGGACCCGGGCACGGCTGGGCTGGTCCGAGAAGGAGACCGTGGTGCTGCACGCCGGCAACATGGGCCTCAAGCAGGGACTGGAGGTACTGGTCGAGGCCGCCCGGCTCGCCGATCAGGAAGCCGCGCCGGTACGGATCGTGCTGATGGGCGACGGCAACCAGCGCGCACACCTGCAACGGCTCGCCGCGGGCGTCTCCTCGCTGTCCTTCCTGCCGCCCGCCGACACCGCGGAGTTCCCCGAGGTGCTTGCCGCCGCCGATGTGCTCGCGGTGACCCAGAAGGCCTCCGTGCTGGACATGAGCCTGCCGTCCAAGCTCACCTCGTACTTCATGACGGGCCTGCCGGTGATCGCGTCGGTGGCCGCCGAAGGGGGGACCGCCCAGGAGGTGCTGCGCGCCGGCGCCGGGTCGGTGATCGCACCGGAGGACCCGAAGGCCCTGCTGGCGGAGGTCCGGGCGCTCGCCGACGACCCCGCGCGGGCGGCCCGGCTGGGAGCCCGGGGCCCGCAGTACGTCGAGCAGCGGCTGAGCAGCCGGGCCGGTCTGGAGCGGATCATGGCGCTGCTGCGGACCGCGAAGGCCGGGCGGTAG
- a CDS encoding glycosyltransferase, which translates to MRVTHVVTLVSDDGAYGGPVSVATGQLGELASRGHAVELVSLWRGRGALPRSVDGVPLRARPARTLVPGQGFLGLFHPGLLPLLWRSAGRAEALHLHAGRDLVSLAALAVAVVRRRPFVVQTHGMVQPRRSAVARLFDRVYVPLLRRAAAALVLTDEEEAGLRQVLGPRGPRLVRLPNGVRTRPDDTNRSAADVLFLARLQSRKRPEAFVRMAALVHRKRPEVSFTLHGSDEGRLAEVRRLIAEEGLGEVVTYGGALDHDAAVQRTARATVYVLPSVDEPFPMSVLESLAVGTPVVCTDSCGIAPALERREAAVVTDGSPEALADAVLHLLEDRPLRERVTRAGREAVEEEFSLAAVADRLTELYGSLARPGTG; encoded by the coding sequence ATGAGGGTCACCCACGTCGTGACCCTGGTCAGCGATGACGGGGCGTACGGCGGCCCGGTGAGCGTGGCCACCGGGCAGCTGGGCGAACTGGCCTCGCGTGGCCACGCGGTGGAACTGGTCTCGCTGTGGCGGGGGCGGGGCGCGCTCCCGCGGTCCGTGGACGGAGTCCCGCTTCGGGCCCGGCCGGCCCGCACCCTGGTGCCGGGGCAGGGGTTCCTCGGCCTGTTTCACCCGGGGCTGCTGCCGCTGCTCTGGCGCAGTGCCGGACGGGCGGAGGCGCTGCATCTGCACGCCGGGCGCGATCTGGTCTCGCTGGCCGCGCTCGCGGTGGCCGTGGTACGCCGCCGCCCCTTCGTGGTGCAGACACACGGCATGGTCCAGCCGCGCCGCTCGGCGGTGGCCCGGCTCTTCGACCGGGTGTATGTCCCGCTGCTGCGCCGGGCGGCGGCGGCACTGGTGCTCACCGACGAGGAGGAGGCCGGGCTGCGGCAGGTGCTGGGGCCGCGTGGCCCGCGCCTGGTCCGGCTACCCAACGGAGTCCGTACCCGGCCCGACGACACAAACCGGAGCGCGGCCGATGTGCTGTTCCTCGCCCGCCTGCAGAGCCGCAAACGGCCCGAGGCCTTCGTCCGGATGGCGGCGCTGGTGCACCGCAAGCGTCCCGAGGTGTCCTTCACCCTGCACGGTTCGGACGAGGGACGGCTCGCTGAGGTCCGGCGGCTGATCGCCGAGGAAGGGCTCGGCGAGGTGGTGACGTACGGCGGGGCCCTCGATCACGACGCCGCCGTGCAGCGGACCGCGCGGGCCACCGTGTACGTCCTGCCCAGCGTCGACGAACCGTTCCCGATGAGCGTGCTGGAGTCCCTGGCGGTGGGCACGCCGGTGGTCTGCACCGACAGCTGCGGTATCGCCCCGGCTCTTGAGCGGCGCGAGGCCGCTGTGGTGACCGACGGTTCGCCGGAAGCCCTGGCCGATGCGGTGCTGCACCTCCTGGAGGACCGCCCGCTGCGGGAGCGCGTCACCCGGGCGGGCCGGGAGGCCGTCGAGGAGGAGTTCTCGCTGGCGGCCGTGGCCGACCGGCTGACGGAGCTGTACGGCTCGCTCGCCCGGCCCGGCACCGGGTGA
- a CDS encoding putative colanic acid biosynthesis acetyltransferase, with translation MTSASTSTGPSASASTSAATGRRLRGFTGAGYDKGRGLLTQAAWFAVLNLVFMKWWCPPRLRPPLLRAFGARVGERVLIRHRVRVQWPWKLTVGDDVWLGEDSWLINLEPISIASDVCVSQGAVLCTGSHQRRSPTFEFDNAPIHLAEGSWVAARAMVLRGVTVGAGAVVGAGAVAHRDVPPGAVHTTGGAV, from the coding sequence ATGACCTCTGCTTCCACCTCTACCGGTCCCTCTGCCTCTGCCTCGACCTCTGCCGCCACCGGCCGCCGGCTGCGCGGTTTCACCGGTGCCGGTTACGACAAGGGCCGGGGGCTGCTGACCCAGGCCGCCTGGTTCGCCGTACTGAACCTGGTGTTCATGAAGTGGTGGTGCCCGCCGCGGCTGCGGCCCCCGCTGCTGCGGGCGTTCGGCGCCCGCGTCGGCGAACGGGTGCTGATCCGGCACCGGGTGCGGGTGCAGTGGCCGTGGAAGCTGACGGTCGGCGACGACGTCTGGCTCGGTGAGGACTCCTGGCTGATCAATTTGGAGCCGATCAGCATCGCCAGTGATGTCTGTGTCTCCCAGGGCGCCGTGCTGTGCACCGGAAGCCATCAACGGCGCTCGCCCACCTTCGAGTTCGACAATGCGCCGATCCACCTGGCGGAGGGGTCCTGGGTGGCCGCCCGCGCCATGGTGCTGCGCGGGGTCACCGTCGGGGCGGGTGCGGTGGTGGGCGCCGGCGCGGTGGCCCACCGCGATGTGCCTCCGGGGGCCGTGCACACCACCGGGGGTGCGGTATGA
- the gmd gene encoding GDP-mannose 4,6-dehydratase has translation MPKTAVITGITGQDGSYLAELLLGKGYEVHGLMRRSSSFNTERIDHIYQDPHTPDRRLVLHHCDLSDGVALVNLLRDVQPDEVYNLGAQSHVRVSFDAPLYTGDVTGLGAVRLLEAIRASGVQTRLYQASSSEMFGSTPPPQNEATPFHPRSPYGCAKVMAYWSTVNYREAYGLFGVNGILFNHESPRRGETFVTRKITRAVARIQAGLQEHLYLGNLDAVRDWGYAPEYVEAMWLMLQRDEPDDYVVATGVAATVRDFLQAAFATVELDWERYVRFDPKYERPSEVDALIGDASKAKSLLDWSAKVQFDELARIMVESDVRQLTDELSGHRVRVDR, from the coding sequence ATGCCGAAAACCGCGGTTATCACCGGTATTACCGGACAGGACGGTTCTTATCTCGCCGAATTGCTGCTCGGTAAGGGCTATGAGGTGCACGGGCTGATGAGACGCTCGTCGAGCTTCAACACCGAGCGCATCGACCACATCTACCAGGACCCGCACACCCCGGACCGCAGACTGGTGCTGCACCACTGCGATCTCTCGGACGGGGTCGCCCTGGTGAACCTGCTGCGTGATGTGCAGCCCGACGAGGTCTACAACCTCGGGGCCCAGTCCCATGTCCGGGTGTCCTTCGACGCTCCGCTGTACACCGGCGATGTGACCGGGCTGGGCGCCGTACGGCTGCTGGAGGCCATCCGCGCCAGCGGGGTGCAAACCCGGCTCTACCAGGCCTCGTCCTCGGAGATGTTCGGCTCCACCCCGCCGCCGCAGAACGAGGCGACGCCCTTCCACCCGCGCAGCCCGTACGGCTGCGCCAAGGTGATGGCCTACTGGTCCACGGTCAACTACCGCGAGGCGTACGGCCTGTTCGGCGTGAACGGCATTCTCTTCAACCACGAGAGCCCACGGCGGGGCGAAACCTTCGTCACCCGCAAGATAACCCGCGCGGTGGCCCGCATACAGGCAGGACTGCAGGAACACCTCTACCTGGGCAACCTCGACGCCGTCCGCGACTGGGGCTACGCCCCCGAGTACGTGGAGGCCATGTGGCTGATGCTGCAGCGGGACGAGCCCGACGACTATGTGGTGGCGACCGGTGTGGCCGCGACCGTGCGCGACTTCCTGCAGGCCGCCTTCGCCACCGTGGAGCTGGACTGGGAGCGCTATGTGCGCTTCGATCCGAAGTACGAGCGCCCCTCCGAGGTGGATGCGCTCATCGGCGACGCGTCCAAGGCCAAGAGCCTGCTGGACTGGTCGGCGAAGGTGCAGTTCGACGAACTCGCCCGGATCATGGTCGAGTCGGACGTACGGCAGCTGACGGACGAGCTCTCCGGCCACCGGGTGCGGGTGGACCGATGA
- a CDS encoding GDP-L-fucose synthase: MDDLLPTPARVFVAGHRGLVGSAVARRLTAQGYDVVTRTHAELDLRDAGATAEFLRAARPDAVVLAAAKVGGIMANSTYPVQFLEDNLSIQLSVIAGAHQAGVRRLLFLGSSCIYPKHATQPITEDALLSGPLEPTNEAYAIAKIAGLVQIRSYRRQYGASFISAMPTNLYGPGDNFDLETSHVLPALIRRFHEAKEKGLAKLTLWGTGTPLREFLHVDDLAAACEVLLRRYDGDDTVNVGCGEDLTIADLASCVASAVGYEGRIAFDPSRPDGTPRKLLDISRMRALGWSPTIPLAEGIARTYRAWQEEAARV, encoded by the coding sequence ATGGATGACTTGCTGCCCACACCCGCCCGCGTCTTCGTCGCGGGCCACCGAGGCCTGGTGGGATCCGCCGTCGCCCGGCGGCTGACCGCCCAGGGCTATGACGTGGTGACCCGTACGCACGCGGAGCTCGACCTGCGTGACGCCGGTGCCACCGCGGAGTTCCTGCGCGCGGCCCGGCCCGATGCCGTCGTCCTGGCGGCCGCCAAAGTCGGCGGAATCATGGCCAACAGCACCTACCCCGTGCAGTTCCTGGAGGACAACCTGAGCATCCAGCTCAGTGTCATCGCCGGTGCGCACCAGGCCGGGGTCCGCCGGCTGCTGTTCCTCGGATCGAGCTGCATCTACCCCAAGCACGCCACGCAGCCCATCACCGAAGACGCCCTGCTGAGCGGGCCGTTGGAGCCCACCAACGAGGCGTACGCGATAGCCAAGATCGCCGGACTGGTCCAGATCCGCTCCTACCGCCGGCAGTACGGAGCCTCCTTCATCTCCGCCATGCCGACGAACCTCTACGGACCCGGCGACAACTTCGACCTGGAGACCTCGCACGTCCTGCCCGCGCTCATCCGCCGCTTCCACGAGGCGAAGGAGAAGGGACTGGCCAAGCTCACGCTCTGGGGCACCGGCACCCCCCTGCGCGAGTTCCTGCACGTCGACGACCTGGCCGCGGCCTGCGAGGTGCTGCTGCGCCGCTATGACGGCGACGACACCGTCAACGTCGGCTGCGGCGAGGACCTGACCATCGCCGACCTCGCCTCCTGCGTCGCCTCCGCGGTCGGATACGAGGGACGGATCGCCTTCGACCCGTCCCGCCCCGACGGCACCCCGCGCAAGCTGCTCGACATCAGCAGGATGCGTGCGCTGGGCTGGTCGCCCACCATCCCGCTGGCCGAGGGCATCGCGCGGACCTACCGGGCGTGGCAGGAGGAGGCGGCCCGGGTGTGA
- a CDS encoding sugar transferase — MERWLVRLAWAVDALGALVPVGMLCAVTRQPQPWLTAVLAGLSWLAVGTAKNRYTREELSSGNTVLPVVRDWLTMLGVLAVICVAVRIEVDLGVCVLALLPCLGLGVLRRRLVHRYLLAMRRRAQALRRVLVVGEAGAVDVVLAELAHRTDHEYVVVGSCLVGEEATDSALPVPARLACDGEAPEGAPDGETVLRCAAQLDADLVFVAPGRQLSAARVRRLAWALHDGGRNLAILPGLIDVSQHRVRLAKAAGLTVMHIDPAGQRGLPVLLKQVTDRLGALLLLVLLSPVFAVVAAAIRLTTAGPVFYWQIRIGRDLMPFRMWKFRTMVVAADRMRGALERANEHDGAMFKIRRDPRVTRVGRLLRRFSLDELPQLFNVLAGHMSLVGPRPPLPEEVERYDGTEIRRLSVKPGLTGLWQVSGRSDLSWDETVALDLSYVDNWSYGRDIGVLVRTVRAVVDGRGAY; from the coding sequence ATGGAACGCTGGCTGGTGCGGCTGGCGTGGGCCGTGGACGCCTTGGGCGCCCTGGTGCCGGTCGGCATGCTCTGTGCCGTGACACGACAGCCGCAGCCGTGGCTCACGGCGGTGCTGGCCGGTCTGTCGTGGCTGGCCGTCGGCACAGCGAAGAATCGTTACACCAGAGAGGAGCTGAGCAGCGGCAACACGGTGCTGCCGGTCGTGCGGGACTGGCTGACCATGCTGGGCGTGCTCGCGGTCATCTGTGTCGCGGTGCGGATCGAGGTCGACCTCGGGGTCTGCGTGCTCGCACTGCTGCCGTGCCTGGGACTGGGCGTGCTCCGGCGCCGGCTCGTCCACCGGTATCTGCTGGCCATGCGCCGTCGTGCGCAGGCGCTGCGACGCGTTCTGGTGGTCGGGGAGGCGGGCGCCGTCGATGTGGTGCTCGCGGAGCTGGCGCACCGTACCGACCACGAATATGTCGTCGTCGGCAGCTGTCTCGTGGGAGAGGAAGCCACCGACTCGGCGCTGCCCGTCCCCGCCCGGCTCGCCTGCGACGGGGAGGCACCCGAGGGGGCGCCGGACGGGGAGACCGTCCTCAGGTGCGCCGCGCAGCTCGACGCCGATCTCGTCTTCGTGGCGCCGGGGCGTCAGCTGTCCGCGGCGCGGGTGCGCCGACTGGCCTGGGCGCTGCACGACGGGGGTCGAAATCTGGCCATACTTCCGGGCCTCATCGATGTGTCACAGCACCGGGTCCGGCTGGCCAAGGCGGCGGGCCTGACGGTGATGCACATCGACCCGGCGGGCCAACGGGGTCTTCCGGTGTTGCTGAAGCAGGTCACCGACCGGTTGGGTGCCCTGCTGCTGCTCGTGCTGCTCTCCCCCGTCTTCGCCGTCGTGGCCGCGGCCATAAGGCTCACCACGGCAGGACCGGTGTTCTACTGGCAGATCCGGATCGGCCGGGATCTGATGCCGTTCCGGATGTGGAAGTTCCGCACGATGGTGGTCGCCGCCGACCGGATGCGGGGCGCGCTGGAGCGGGCGAACGAGCACGACGGGGCGATGTTCAAGATCCGGCGGGACCCCCGGGTGACCCGGGTGGGCCGTCTGCTGCGGCGCTTCTCGCTGGACGAACTGCCCCAGCTGTTCAACGTCCTGGCCGGCCACATGTCCCTGGTGGGGCCGCGGCCGCCGCTTCCCGAGGAGGTCGAGCGGTACGACGGGACCGAGATCCGCCGGTTATCCGTCAAGCCGGGGCTCACCGGTCTGTGGCAGGTCAGCGGGCGGTCCGATCTCTCCTGGGACGAGACCGTCGCACTCGATCTGAGCTATGTGGACAACTGGTCCTACGGCAGGGACATCGGTGTGCTGGTCCGGACCGTGCGCGCCGTGGTGGACGGGCGCGGTGCCTACTAG